Below is a genomic region from Haloplasma contractile SSD-17B.
CGTTAAGGTCTGCACACTGAAAGTTAATTCCAAGTAGTGTTCCTGTCAGTAAGTCTTCAGTCTTATAAGACACCGTAGTATCAAATAAATCAAGTTCAACAATTTCATTTATGTTCAGCCCTTTTTCATGATTGTATTTAATCGATTCTAAAGATTCGTCCATTAAATAAGGAATCACTTCGTTTTTATAGGCATCACGATATGTCTTCATGATGACCGGATTTATATACTGATACGTTAATATAAACATAGGAATAGAAAGAATAAGAATAATCATTGTATATAACCCATCCTCGAACCGACTCATTAGTAACATTACTCCGAATGCAAATAGAAATTCAAACATGTATATGGCACATAGAATTGCATATGTTCGCTTTCTTAATTTATTTAATTGTATTAATATCTGTTCACCCATAACCGCATCCCCTTATTATTAACTCTATAATCTAATAATGCTATATGATTTATGTTTAGTATATAAACGTATAACCATCTGTATTATATATTAAAAGCTGCCTTACTACTTCCGTCTTGCTCTCGTCTAATCAATAACTTTGCATTGATTCGTTCCTTAAGTTCCGAAACATGAGAGATAACCCCCACTAACCGACCGGATTGCTCAAGCGAAACTAAGGTTCCGATTGCTTGATCGAGTGATTCAGGATCAAGCGATCCAAATCCTTCATCAATAAAGATGGTATCGAGTGAAATTCCACCTGCGTAACTCTGAACAATATCAGCCAGTCCAAGAGCAAGGGAAAGTGATGCCTTAAATGATTCGCCACCTGATAATGTTTTAACCGGCCTTGTTTTTCCTGTATAATTATCTAATACTTCTAAATCAAGTCCTTGCTGAGCGTTTCCTTTACCACGTTCTTCAATTCTTTTTAACACGTAGCGACTTGCTGTCATTTTAGCTAATCTTATGTTTGCAGCGTGTATAATCTCATCAAAGTAAGCGGCAAGTACATAACGTTCAAACGTTAGGCGTTCTCTATTCTTACCATTTGCGAGCGTTGCAAGTTCACTAATCAAGCTATAGGATTGATCAATTTCTTTTTTTGTATCGAGTAATTGTTCAACTGACTTGATCACACCTGTATTAGTTTCAATACGCGTATGGATTGTCTTTTCCTGCTTTGTTAATGTCTGTTTTTCATCTTCTAAAGTTGTTTTTGTTTGTTTTAGCACCTCAATATCACTTGATTGATGGTCTTTTAATTCTGTACGTAATTGTTTGAGATAATCTTCTTTTGAACGTTTCGTCTCGTAATAATCCTTAATGTCTTGTTTATAAGTCTTTATTACCTCATCGTTTAACATTGCCGTTTTATAGCTCTCGATTGTTTCAAACGAGGATGCTTCAATTTCACTTTCGAATGTCTGCGTTCGTTTTTCAAATTCCCGCCTTGCCTCACTTAGATTACGTTCCTTCTCTTGTACAATGCTCTGTTTAGATGAAACGGAAACAGTTAAATTCTGATAGATTTCATTCGCGTCTTCACGTTTTGCTTCTAACGCCGTTAATTCGTCCGTTAATGCTTTGATTTCTCCCTCTAATATCTGTAGTGTCTCATACTTATCAGGAAGGTCAGATTTAATTTGTTTATAACGAGTCTGTTCTGATTTAAGTTCCTCGTTTATCTTGTTACGTTGTTGTTCTTTTTCTTTTTGTTTGATTTCTAATTCTCTTAAGAGACCTTTGACATCATTTAGTTCTCGCTTAATTGATTCTTTTTTAATTTTCTTCTTATCACAGTCTTCAATTTTTACATGTAAGTCTTGTAGCATTTTTTCATAATGTGTAGATTGTTCTTGAACAATCTTACCAAATTCATCAGACTCTAGTCCTACCTTTTCTAGTTCGTTTTCCTGCTTTAATTCCGTTATTAAGGAATTGATCAACTCTTCTTTTTCCTTTAGCTGAATATTTGTTCCATGTACCTGCTCGTAACTTGCATCCCGTTCACTACGTCTTGCTTCAACCAACTCTTTTAATTGTTTAAGCTCATCTTCACTTGGAACTGTGTCAGGTTTTTCTGCACGATTAGGATGCTCGTGCGATCCACATACAGGGCATGGAGAACCTGTTTCAAGTGTTTCAGCTAAAATTCCTGCTTGTCCCCTTTTAAACTGCTCTTCACTCGCCTCATATTGTTGATTTTGTTCTTTGAATTCGGCTAGTAGTAATTCATATGTATCTTTTAATTTTTTATGTTTAAACGTTAACTTACTATGTAAATCATGTGCTTTTACTAACTTTTTTAATCGTTCATGCACACCATACAGGGCATTTCGTTCGTTTGTATAGCGGATTAACTGTTCGTCTACTTGTTCAAACGCTTCAAGTTGTTGTAAGTAATCTTCTTGCTTTGTTTTAGTTGTTTGAATGGTTTCAGTTAGTTCTGTATAGTCTGCATCAATGGTTTTAAATGATCCTTCTAATGTTTCAATCGTAGCCATCAATTCATCAAGCACTTTAAATT
It encodes:
- a CDS encoding AAA family ATPase — encoded protein: MSAFGPYKGVETIDFETINDQNIFLISGPTGAGKTTIFDAISYALYGGASGSNREHDGFRSDFANENVLTYVEMEFLFRDEHYVIKRVPKQMKKKVRGDGYTEQNSDAELWLPNGQKPITGVSNVNDKVQSMFGITYSQFKQIVMLPQGEFRKLLDSKSNEREEIFRKIFGTELYNLIQNNLNDRSRELRNKLETNNQEIMINLKHTNHGNNERVQALQNKANINQEELLEEVRFLMLDDLAERRILEDQIFRNGKKLDEINETIIKAQEIEGKIKKKKELETEVMTLKQNLETINALEQKVVLAEKALRIRPLEQHKEDAKESVNKLEHTLKQEKTALSELNSLLEEAKAKLKEAEELEPRQRELNKTIPMLNQMTAKFKVLDELMATIETLEGSFKTIDADYTELTETIQTTKTKQEDYLQQLEAFEQVDEQLIRYTNERNALYGVHERLKKLVKAHDLHSKLTFKHKKLKDTYELLLAEFKEQNQQYEASEEQFKRGQAGILAETLETGSPCPVCGSHEHPNRAEKPDTVPSEDELKQLKELVEARRSERDASYEQVHGTNIQLKEKEELINSLITELKQENELEKVGLESDEFGKIVQEQSTHYEKMLQDLHVKIEDCDKKKIKKESIKRELNDVKGLLRELEIKQKEKEQQRNKINEELKSEQTRYKQIKSDLPDKYETLQILEGEIKALTDELTALEAKREDANEIYQNLTVSVSSKQSIVQEKERNLSEARREFEKRTQTFESEIEASSFETIESYKTAMLNDEVIKTYKQDIKDYYETKRSKEDYLKQLRTELKDHQSSDIEVLKQTKTTLEDEKQTLTKQEKTIHTRIETNTGVIKSVEQLLDTKKEIDQSYSLISELATLANGKNRERLTFERYVLAAYFDEIIHAANIRLAKMTASRYVLKRIEERGKGNAQQGLDLEVLDNYTGKTRPVKTLSGGESFKASLSLALGLADIVQSYAGGISLDTIFIDEGFGSLDPESLDQAIGTLVSLEQSGRLVGVISHVSELKERINAKLLIRREQDGSSKAAFNI